DNA sequence from the Marinilongibacter aquaticus genome:
TACCAACGTTTACACGAGCTGGGCATACCCGATCAAAACATGATTGCTTTTATTGGCACCCGAAAACCCAAAAAGGAATTCATCGATTTCATGCATGAAAAAGGAATTCTTTGTATTTTGGGTACTTTGGGAAACCTCGACAAACAAGCCGCAAATCAAAACAATACGCTTTACAGTGAATTAGCCAATTTGGGCGTCGATATTTTTGCTACAGACCGACCGCTGGATGTACAAAATGTGTTAAATCAAAACCCCTAAATTTTGAAAGTTTTATTTACTTTTTTCCTTCTTTTTAATGCAGCGTTTACCCTTTTGGGGCAAGAATCGCTGAAAAAACAAATGGCCGCAGAAGCCGAAGGGCTTGAAGATAAACTCATTGCATGGCGAAGAGATTTCCATACTCACCCCGAATTGAGCAATCAAGAATTCAGAACGGCTGAAATTGTTGCCAAACATTTGAAAAGTTTGGGTTTGGAAGTGCAAACGGGCGTCGCCGAAACAGGCGTAGTAGGCATTTTAAAGGGTGGACTTCCCGGTCCTGTAATGGCCCTTCGGGCAGATATGGACGCATTGCCGGTAAGTGAACGTACCGATGTACCCTTTAAATCTGCGGTTACGACGACTTTCAATGAGCAGCAAACCGGAGTGATGCATGCCTGCGGTCACGATAGCCATATAGCCATTCTGATGGCCACGGCCGAAGTGCTGGCCAAGCACAAAACCGAATTGAAAGGTACGGTCAAATTCATTTTCCAACCCGCCGAAGAAGGCGTTTTCGGTTCGGGAAAAGCCTTTGGTGCAGACCTTATGGTACAGGAAGGCGTATTGGAAAACCCAAAAGTGGAAGCCGTATTCGGTTTGCACATTAATTCGCAAACGCCTGCAGGAGCGATCAAATACAAACCGGGGCCTGAAATGGCGGCTGTAGACCAATTGTACATCGATGTGCTGGGCACACAAACCCACGGAGCCTATCCTTGGTCGGGCGTGGATCCCGTGACCACCGCTTCTCAAATAGTGATGGGCTTGCAAACCATCGTCAGCCGAAATGTAAAGCTCATCGACAATCCGGCGGTGGTAAGCGTGGGAGCTATTCACGGGGGAATTCGCCACAACATCATTCCCGAGAAGGTATCTTTGGTGGGTACGATTCGTACATTCAGCGAAGCACAACAACAATTGGTGCACAGGAGAATTCGGGAAATTGCAGAAAATATCGCAAAAAGTGCCGGAGCAGAAGCCAAAGTGAAAATAGAACGCGGCTATCCCGTGACTTATAATGATCCCGAATTATCCGAAAAAATGAGACCGAGCTTGGAAGAGGCGGCGGGTTCTGAAAATGTGATCGGCAGCACTTTAGTGATGGGAGCCGAAGATTTCTCCTATTTCGCAAAAAAAGTACCCGGATTGTTCTTCTTTTTGGGCGGAATGGACCCACAGAAAAAGCCCGAAGAGGTGGCTCCACACCATACGCCCGATTTTTATTTGGACGAATCGGGATTTGTAGTGGGTGTTAAAGCATTTTGCAATTTAATTGTCGACTACGGCAATCAATAAAATGGAAGCAGAGGTAATACGAATATACGAGAGCGAACCCGATCTGGACAAAATCGAGCAGGTGGTACGTGTCTTGAAAGACGGAGGCATTATCATATATCCTACCGATACGGTTTATGCCATGGGCTGCGACATTTACCAGAACAGGGCTGTGGAGAAGCTTTCGCAACTGAAAGGGATGAAAGTGAAGAAAAACAATTTCTCCATTGTTTGTGCCGATCTCAGCGACATTGCCGATTATGCCCGCGTGAGCGACAAAGCCTTTAAGGTCATGAAAAAAGCCTTTCCGGGGCCTTTTACCTTTATTCTGCCTGCAAGCAATAAATTACCCAAAATACTGCAATCCAACAGGAAAAGCATCGGAATTCGTGTGCCCGATCACCCGATTCCGAAAGCTTTGGTCCGACACTTGGGCAATCCCATTATCACCACATCTGTTAAAGACGACGTGGATGATCTGCTGGAATATCCCAATGAAATTGACATCATTATCAATCAAAACATGAACAAAGCCGACATGATTATCGATGGCGGTTGGAGCGGAATAACTCCTTCAACCGTGGTTTCGGCCTTGGACGATGAATTTGAGGTAGTCCGCGAGGGGCTTGGCGACTTTGATGAAATTTTGTAAAAAGCTGCTGCATTCAAAAAAGCAATTTGCCCATTAATTGTGCGGGCGTTTGTGCTTCCACCGCTTGTGACTCCAAAGCCACAATTCTGGTTTTTCTTTGATTTGTTCTTCAAGCAATTGGGCATGTTTTTCGAGTATTGCCCCGTCCAGATCCTTCTGAGGTTCTTTCGTAATCCATTCAAATCCGATACTGTAGTATCCACGCTGGGGCCGCGTCATCCGAACAAAAATTACAGGCATACCGTACTTCTTTGGGATCTTTTCCGTACCCCAAAAAAAGGAAGTATCTTGATTCAAGAAAGTAGTCCAATACGATTGTTTTGGCGGTGCCGATTGGTCATTGGCCAAACCAACCACAAAATGCCTTTCCCGTTTTTGGCGTATGGCCCACATGGTCTCTCGGGTAGGAAAAAGGACTGTGCCGAAACGACTTCTCGCTTTTAGAAAAAGCCGATCGAAATACGGATTGGCCAATACATGGTAGGGAGCCAAAACTTGCTGATAAATCAAAAGGTCAAAAGCTTGCACAAGCCATTCGTAATTGCCGTAATGGCCCATGGTCAACACACCATCCAAATCCATGGCCTCAAGCTCTTCAAAAAGCCTTTTGGTTTCCTCCAAATGCACACGCTTACGCAATTCCTTTTCAGAAATGGTAAAAGATTTAATCGATTCTACGAACAAATCGCACAAATAATGGTAAAAACGAACCTCGATTTCTATTCTTTCTTGTTCCGTTTTTTCGGGAAAGGCATTCTCCAAATTTTTACGGACTACAGCTTTACGGTAGGCCAAAAGCTTATAAAGTACGGGATAAATCAATACATCAGAAACCGCATAAAGTACCGGAAAAGGCAGATACGATACAGCATAAATGAAAGGTAAAGACAAATAAAAGGCTACAGCTTTCAAATTAGTTTTTGGCGTTAATGTACTCGAAATAGTCCTCTTTGCTATCCAAATCGATTCGTCCTTCGGGAAAATCGATGGTATCAATCTCTTTTGCATGTTTCTTGAAAATTTGTCGGGCACCTTGGTCCCCTTCCAATTCAAGCAATTCGGTAAAAAGAGGTCTTTTTATAATCGCCGGCACGCCCTTCACCTCGCCGTATTGGCTGCACACAATAAGTGAATCACTGGTTTGGGCCTTCTCCAAAAGCCTTCTGATCACATGCTCATCTACTTCGGGCATATCTACCGTACATATCAACACCGCATCCAAGGCTTTGGTAATCAAATAGCTGCCCACCATGCCCATTTTCAAAGAACTGGCCATGCCAGTTTGCCAATGCGGATTGTCTACGA
Encoded proteins:
- a CDS encoding amidohydrolase, with the protein product MKVLFTFFLLFNAAFTLLGQESLKKQMAAEAEGLEDKLIAWRRDFHTHPELSNQEFRTAEIVAKHLKSLGLEVQTGVAETGVVGILKGGLPGPVMALRADMDALPVSERTDVPFKSAVTTTFNEQQTGVMHACGHDSHIAILMATAEVLAKHKTELKGTVKFIFQPAEEGVFGSGKAFGADLMVQEGVLENPKVEAVFGLHINSQTPAGAIKYKPGPEMAAVDQLYIDVLGTQTHGAYPWSGVDPVTTASQIVMGLQTIVSRNVKLIDNPAVVSVGAIHGGIRHNIIPEKVSLVGTIRTFSEAQQQLVHRRIREIAENIAKSAGAEAKVKIERGYPVTYNDPELSEKMRPSLEEAAGSENVIGSTLVMGAEDFSYFAKKVPGLFFFLGGMDPQKKPEEVAPHHTPDFYLDESGFVVGVKAFCNLIVDYGNQ
- a CDS encoding L-threonylcarbamoyladenylate synthase, which encodes MEAEVIRIYESEPDLDKIEQVVRVLKDGGIIIYPTDTVYAMGCDIYQNRAVEKLSQLKGMKVKKNNFSIVCADLSDIADYARVSDKAFKVMKKAFPGPFTFILPASNKLPKILQSNRKSIGIRVPDHPIPKALVRHLGNPIITTSVKDDVDDLLEYPNEIDIIINQNMNKADMIIDGGWSGITPSTVVSALDDEFEVVREGLGDFDEIL
- a CDS encoding lysophospholipid acyltransferase family protein; protein product: MKAVAFYLSLPFIYAVSYLPFPVLYAVSDVLIYPVLYKLLAYRKAVVRKNLENAFPEKTEQERIEIEVRFYHYLCDLFVESIKSFTISEKELRKRVHLEETKRLFEELEAMDLDGVLTMGHYGNYEWLVQAFDLLIYQQVLAPYHVLANPYFDRLFLKARSRFGTVLFPTRETMWAIRQKRERHFVVGLANDQSAPPKQSYWTTFLNQDTSFFWGTEKIPKKYGMPVIFVRMTRPQRGYYSIGFEWITKEPQKDLDGAILEKHAQLLEEQIKEKPELWLWSHKRWKHKRPHN
- a CDS encoding nucleotidyltransferase family protein, producing the protein MNVGIIILAAGESKRMGLPKQTLDLFGRPMLLRTIDAALANTVFPVTVVLGAHKQAVAPMLVDLPINIVDNPHWQTGMASSLKMGMVGSYLITKALDAVLICTVDMPEVDEHVIRRLLEKAQTSDSLIVCSQYGEVKGVPAIIKRPLFTELLELEGDQGARQIFKKHAKEIDTIDFPEGRIDLDSKEDYFEYINAKN